GAGGATGGACACTGTGTCCCTCAGTGCAGGAGTCAGGGCCTGGTCCCTGCCACCATCTTGCAGCCTCCAGCCTCAGTCCCCATCAGGGAAGCTGATGGCTTCAAGGGTTTGAAGACCAGGAAGAAGTGGCTGGGCAGCTCTCACAGGCCTCAGAGGTCTCCTGGACGGCAGGAAGGCAGAGGTAGATGCTGCTTTTCTGTTAAATGGGCCTCTTCAAACAATGGCTCTTTTCTGAATGGGGTGTCCCAACGTGGACACCCTCACTCTGCTACAGAAGTCCCTGGCATCCAGCCACAGACCAGTCCTTCTGCCCACGATCACCCCTTGTCCATGGGTTGTGGGTGCAGAGCTTGGGGATAATAGGGTTGGCTGTGAACCTGCAGAGTGTCAGAGGTGGGGGTGCAGGCCCAGGCCTGGAGTTTTGCAGGAGTCTCACAGGGTGGTGCGGCTCCAAGTTACAGGTGTCACAGCCAGACTCGGAAATGGCAACCAGTTCTCCACGGCTGACAGGCTCCACACAGTAGGCAGTGGCTCTGGACTTGACCCAGCCAGGGTTTTTTTCCtgttgttgatggtggtgggtgttttgttttttgttttttggtgtttttttttttttcttttctttttcttttttttgcagttctggggattgaacccagggcctcatgatgccaggcaagtgctaaaCCACTGAGTACATGTGGCATCAGTACCTGCTCCTGAACGAGGAACTGAATCTCCTTTGTCAGTTTGGATACCACCCCAGGACTGAGCATAATGGCTTCCAAGCATCAGTAGATGGAAAATTTGAAAGCCTAAGGAGGGAGCTGTGGCCGCCTTCACATGTTCTTCGGTTAGCAGAGTGAGGGTGTCCACATTGGGACACCCCATTCAGAAAAGAGCCATTGTTGGAAGAGACCCATTTAACAGAAAAGCAGCATCTATTTCTGCCTTCTTGCCATCCAGGTGGGGTCCCTGGGGTCTGACCACCCTTCCTGTAACTGTGGCCTTTCCAAGAGGGCCACAACCCTGCCCCCAATGGCCCTTCATCAGTCCTACTCCTGCATGATAGATGTTTTCAGGCAGAGCAGCACAGTTCCTAGTATGTACCACACTTGCAGGAAGCTGGGGAGAATGGGAGCTGGCGTGATTGTGCCTGATTTCTCGGAGCGGGACTTCCTGTGTTGGTAGTGAGTGGAAGCATCATGTGGTAGCATCATGCTGGTTCCAGGCAACTTCTGTTGGTGCCTGGCGTTCAGGTGGGACCACTCCCCATGATGAACAGGTGCACAGGAGTACTTGGTTTCTATTTTTATAAGCCAGGCAGCAATTGCTGTTGTTGCTTAGAAATACACAGGAATGCCACTTGGGATTAGGCAGTAATTTCTTAAATACAACACCAAAAGCTCAAGCAACAAAAGGAAAAACAGGATCAAAATCACAATTTAAAACTTCTGTGTTTCAAAGGACATGATCAAGAAAGTAAACAGATATCTTACAGATTGGAAGAAAAcatttccaaaatatgtaccttCTCAGGGACTTGGGTCTAGAATGTGTAACTATTCTCATGTCAGCAATAAAAAGACAGAAAATCCAGTTGGAAATGGGTGAAGAACCCGAATAGACATTTGTCCAGAGAAGGTAACAAATAGCcaacaagcacatgaaaagatgttggaCATCACTGGTCTTGACGGAAACAAACCCACACACAGCTGTAGTCAGACAAAGGAGAGCCAGAGTTGAAAACGTGGAGAGGAACTTGGAGGCCCCACACACACTGCTGGAGAGATGTGAAGTGTTACAGCCACTATGGGAAATAGCATAGCTGTCCCTgaaaagctcagtggtaaaagcaaGTGCGTAGCATGTATGCAGCCCTGGGCTCAGTCTTCCACACCATACACAGTTAAACACGGAGCTACCACATGACCATAAAGCTGatgcacacatatgtttgtagcagcattattcacaataggaaAAGGCATAAAGAACCCATATGAGCACCAGTGGCTGAGATAATGAGCAAATGAAGGTTATCTGcacaaatattattcagccatacaaGGAAATGAAGACAGGCGCAGTGGCCACACCTATCATGAGgcaactcagaaagctgaggcaggaagattgaaaattagagaccagcctcagcaacttaatgaggccctgtctcaataaaaaataaaaaggactggggatatagctcagtggtagagtgccctgagttcagtccccaggaccaggaaaaatgaaaagaggaaGGACTTGAATGTGAATGAAGCTCATGAAAACCCTGGACTTGAAGAAGCCAGTTGGAAACTCCCATGCCCCATGGTTCCGTTAACACAGTGTCCAGAGCAGGAATCCCGAGACCACAGCCAACAGGAAGCTGCGACGGGGAGAAGTGCGTTGGGAGGCACAGGTCCGTTGGGGGGTGATTAAAAAGGTCTTGTAGTTAGATGAAGGCTCCACAGCATACCAAGACCACTGAAGTGTGGGCCTTAGAAAGAGAGAAAATGGTGAATTTTACGTAGATTTTATCTAAAAGAAATTTAAACCAAATGCACATGGAGCCAGTGTGGCTAGTGATGGAGCAGTGGGTGTTATGGGCTCCTGCGCAGCCTGGGGCCGGGCAGACACCTGCTGCCGCTCCTCACTGGGCCCTTGGTCATTCCTTGCCGCCTGACCTTTCCTGGGAGCCTCTCTGCAGAGACGCTTCTATGAAGAGTAGCCTGAAATTGTTGGAGGAGGCACCAGGAGGCAGTTGCCTGGGACTCCTGGGGCAGCATTTTCCATAGTGAAAGCAGATGGTTTGGgctgtttttctttgtgtttgttttggttttgtggtgctggggatgcagCCAGGGCTCGCGCCTGCTAGGCCAGGACTCTGGGGCTGAACTGCACCAGGTCAGGGCTTGGTACACATTTTTAAGACAGAGAAATAATAAAGAGGTAGGGCCAGTGCTTCCAGGGAAGGCTTGTGCTGTCCTGCCAGCCCCTCTCCTGCCTCTGCACCCTGTTGGGTCAGGACCAGCCGCTGCCCACCCTCAAGACTCCATATCAAGTGCATAtactgcaccactgtgcccagacaCAGGACCCCAGAGGGATTGAGGCCGGCTCACTCCTGGGTTCTGTTTTCCTGTATTAGTGGGAATAAAACATTGCTTTAAAGTTACAGAAAAGGGCTGAGATACATAGATATAGTTGGTAGAATGctggccttgcatgcacaaggccctgggttcaatccccagcaccacacgcccacacacacaaaaataaaaaaagtcacAGAACAGACTACTTGGATGAGAATGAGGACTTGGTGTGAGGGGTGTTTTCTTCTGTTGGCAGAAATCCTGTAACACTCAGCTCTCAGCCCCTGGAATCTCCCTTAAGGGGAATGTACCTGGGGAACACGGGATCTCCTTGGTGAGCTTCCGCCCAGCGTGCTGCACGCCGCCCTCCTGTCGCAGGGACATGTGCTCAATGCTCAGCAGCCCCGAACACTGCCAGCAGCGCCCCTGggttggggaggggcagagggagGAGAAGAGTCCCAGTGTCCGGATGCTGACACTGGGGGGTCCTGCGGCTCCTTCCTGTGTGCACATCTTGTTTTTCAGCTTCCGTGGCAGACTTAGATGCTGACGTTTCTGTTGTTCTTAGAGCAGAATCTTGTGCCAGCTTGTTTTGCTCCGCGTTGTTGTTCTCAGACTGCAGCCTGTGCCTGTGCCGGCACCCAGCTGTGGGGGGGAGGGCTGGTCAgtacctggggctggggctggagcatgTGCCTGTGGGCCTGCACCCCACAGCTGCACTCACATGTGGCATGCCATCTGATGTCCCCAAGAAGATGAGAAGCACATTCTCTTCTTGCTTTctcctcctgtcttcctttcctcttttaaaacttggcttgcacttaaaCAATGGCCACCTGCTCCTGAGCAGGGAAGGCTGCTGCTTGTGCTGTCCAGGGGCTATGAGGTGGGATGCCCTGTGTCAGACACCGAGGTCCCATTGCCCACTTCTCTTCATGGTGTTGAAGTCAGGACCTGATGCCAAGAGGGAGATGTGCCCTCTCTAGGTGGAGGAAAACTGGATCAGCAGCTGTAGGACAGGTCAGTCAGAGGAGTCAGAAAGGTCCGGAGTCAGGGGCCTTGCCTCGCACATCTGCACCAGGTCAGGCACCAGGGTCTGAGCCGTTCTCTAGCCTCTTGCCACCAAAGGGATCAAGACAGTATCTCCATGCCTGTTTCTGCATCCATCTGGTGCCTCCATGTTCAGCGCCCACAGAATGAAATGGAAGGTGAGGTAGCGGGTCTGGCGCTTCCCTCCGCCCTGCTTCTCACTGCCGTGGCTACCGCAAAGGCTATTGGCATGGTTGGCAGGCAGGCCCAGCAACAGGCAAGGCTGGCAGGGAGCCAGCCACCTGCCACCCTCACATCCTGACAAGAAACCACTCTGACAGGGTCACCTGGTGCCGAGACACCAGGGTTCGCACTCCTTGCACAAAGCCTGGCCTGGACATTGCTCACGGAGAACAAAGGTCCTGCACTATTCAGGGACTGGAGTGGCTGTCCTGGAGGCATACGCAAGACAGCTCCTGAAACTGCTAATGCTCATAGGTCCTCTAACCcacttttgtttttgtggttGAGGGTGAGTAGGGCCCCAGCATACTTCCAGACTGCTGAGGGCAGGTGCCATGCACCAGATGCACTGAGTTCTGATGAAAGCGTCCCTTCAGGCCTGGGCATTTACCTCAAGGAAGTAGCCAGAGATGCCCCCAGGGACCCCCTGTATCACCACTGTGAGATCCAATGTGAGATGGAACCAGTGTCCAGCAACAAGGGATGACTAGAGTGTTTCCAAGCAGGACACTACTGGGCCCACACTCCCAGCCTTCATCATGGACAGGAGGAGCCCAGACGTGCTGTAGGGACACACAGACCTACCAGGGTTGACAAGATGGCACAAGCATGTGTCATTTCCCAAACAAAGAATTGTTCTGTTTAACACCTGCCTCCAGGGAGAACTGAGGAGGAGAAGACACTGCTCCCAGAGGGCTACACAATATGCCTGAGGACATTCCTGCACCCCTCCATGGGCATGGCAAGGTGGCTGTGACGCAACTCCCATACAAGGCAGGGTCGTTTGAGCCTGGAGTCCTCGTAGCCTGCGCTGCCTCCAGCCAGTGTTGCCCGGGTGCCCTCTGCACTGGAGGACAGACTCGACACCAGAGCCCTTCCTTGCACTTCTTCAGCACAGATGTTCAGTTCCTTGATCCCAAGAGATGTGGGGCATGGCTGCAGCAGCCAAGACCCAGCTTTCTAGGGAGGTGCCCTATCCAGGACATCCTCTGCTGGCCATCCTGGTCTCGTAGCATGAGCTACAGCAAAAAGCAGCCAGGGCTGATTTCATTCACTATTTTGGGCAAAGGTCCCCAGGAGTACAGGGCACATCGTAGCTGCCTGGGTAGTGTCTGCCTGGCTAGGCTACTGCTCCTAATGGGCAGTGTTGTTGGCATGTTTTTCTCTGGGGTGGGGTCACCAGGGAGCCAGTTGCCCCCACAGGGAGCTCAGCAGAGCAGGGAGAGAAAGACACAGGTATAGGGGGCAGATGGCAGTCCTTGCTCCACCCACAGCCGGGCTGGGCAGGAGCAGAGCTCCCAGGGCCTGCATCCTGCTGGGAGCCTCCCATCTGctgagaaatggcctgtccaaacaGGAGGTCCTCCAGCGAGTCCAGTTTCTTTGTCTGACGCAACCGAGGGCCCAGGGCGGCAGAGGCCCCAGCTGTCAGGTGAGTGTGCATCCAGTGCTTGAGGAAAGAGGATGCTGCTGGTTCTGCTGAGCTGCCAAGGCCTGGCTAGCCAGGTTTCATGGTGCAGCCATGGGGTGGCCCCCTTACCATACCAGAGATCATAAATGACACCAAGGAACCAGCCTCCAGTTTCCATCCAGATGTGGCATGATTTGAAGTGGAATCTTGATGCACATTCTGATCCTCACCTGGATGCCtgatgggaaaaggaaaaagggCTTTTCAACCAGAGTGGGCCAGTCCCTATGGTGGACCTGTCCTGTTCCCTCCCTGTGCCAGGTAGTTAGCTCTGTCCAGGAGGGTGGCCCCCAAAACCTCCAGGTTTTACAAGCTCCCCAACCTTTCTTGCAGGAGAGCAGGCCAGCTCAGGGTCAGGAGTGGGTTTAATCCACATCAGGCTCAAACATGAAATGAGGAAATATTTCATAGAAATTCTCTAGTTTGAAAACGTGTAACCAGCTGGAcataatggcacacacctgtaatcccagcggctcaggaggctgaggcaggaggattgcaagttcaaagccagccttagcaacttagtgaggctctaagcaactcagtgagaccctgtctcaaaataaaatatgaaaaaggactggggggCCTGGAGTTGTGAATCAGTggtatttgtgaggcactggattcaatcttcagcaccatataaaaataaataaatagaaaaataaacaaaatattttattaaaaggggtagggctggggatgtggctcagtggttaagcgcccctgggttcagtcctcactacaaaaaaaaaaaaaaaaaaaaagtaaaagaagacCTGTAACCATAGGAGATTTATAGCCCAGGCTTCTCTTCCCCACTTTTGGGGGATATCCTGAAATAgaagtgagaaaataaaatgtaatctGAGTGGAGACAGACATGGGGAGAGCTGTCCCTAAAGGAGGAAGCTGTTCCCATTGCTCACTTTGTGGAAAATAGAGATTTAGCACATTCTTGACTGAGAAGCTGTGACAATTCAGCTCTCATGAAAAGGTATTTCAGGAACCAAAGATGGAATTTTAGGAATGGGGCATTTTTTCAGAACACATTCTAAGACAGTTTGAGATTTTTGACTAAGGAAGTTCTTATGTGGTGGGTTTAAAGAACAAGGGGAACAGTGCCTTCTGAGAGCCCACACAGGCCCTGGCAGGTGCCCCAGGCTGGGCTGTCCTGCTGCAGATAGGCAGGGCTCCCTGGCAACAGTCGGAGCCACACATGCCCTCTGCCCTAGCTGCTGGGAAAGAGGTCCAGGCGAAACCAGGCCAGGTCCCAGGGCTTCTGCCCAAGCTCCCCCAGAGCCTTCTCCCAGGACCCCCGAGTTCTTCAGTAGCTTGGGAAGAACCAGAGTCATACACACCCCTTCCTCCCTGTGGGGCATCTGCTCATCTCCCCACCAAGCAGCCCACACTTTCACTTCCTGCCTAGAGACTATCCCTTCCACTGACACAGCTGACTGCCAGGGATAGACATACTCCTTGGTTCACTATTACCTTATTACTCAGGATAAGTCCATGAACTCAGAGCATAGCCCCTCTGAGAGCATCAGCATAGCCCCAGACTTGGGCTCAGAACCTGCATTCCAGGACAGGGCTCAGTGCACCCCTTACTGGGGCTCAGAAAGCACACCCTGGACCAGGGCTCAGAACCCACACCTTAGGCCCTGGCCCAGAGCCTGCCTGTCTCAATGCTCAGTGCAAAGCCCCCAGTGTGAGAGTGCACATCCTGTTCCTTGAAACTCTGCTGCACACACTGCTACTGGATTCATCCTGAGGGGTCCTGCTTCTCCCTTCATGTCTCCCAGAGGAGCAGTGTAGTCTCAGCACCAAAGTTGAGCCACCATCTCCTAGAGGGGCATCTGCCAGGGCTGGAGGTGGTAAGTGGAGCAGGCCTGGAGGTCTCGGGGCTTCTGCCCAAGCTCCCCCAGAGCCTTCTCCCAGGACCCCTGAGTTCTGCCCATACTATTCTTGCCCTTGCTACAGGCTCCATACAGCACCCACCTCCCCTCAGGACATGGGGCCCCTGGATGCCCACCCACACCCAATATGGGTCTGTAGGAAACCAGTGGCAAGCAGCTGCCCCCTGATGCCCTGCAGAGCTGCACCCTGCTCCTAGCCCCTGCAGGCCCGAGTGCCCACAAGTCTGTGTGATGCAGAGGACTGCAGTGGGGCCCACTGTCATTGTTCATTTTCATTGCTTTGATTGACATGTCTGCTCGTCATTGTGAACTCTCATTGCTTTGATTGATGTGTTTGGCACTACAAAGTTAACATCTGGGCCCGAAAGAACATGGCTGGTTTTTTGCACCTTGAGATTTGCTAAAACTCCCTGTGCAGTTAAATAAGTCTCTGGTCAAGGCCAGAGGAGTCGCAGTGGGTGTTAGAATAAAGGCCAAAGGTTAGGGACTCAGATTCATGGGGTTTAGAGCTTATGAAGGAGGCAGCTGTGGTACAGAGGAGGGACCTTGAGTCTGACCCCTCCCTCCAGCCTCACCCACTCCTGAGGGAGCCTGAAGAGTGCAGCTCCTTCCACAGGGTCTCTAGGTAAGCCTTGCCACCATCAGCCAGGTTCCAGCTCTATACACTCTTCTTGTCCATGTCCAGGGAACATAAATGGACCCCAAACCTAGAGGATGCCTGGACACCATCTACTAAAATTAAACTGCATAAATCCTTTGACATAGCAAAAAGTAACCTGGGAGTTGGCCCTGCTTCTCAGTATAGGCAGCCACTTGCCCAGAGAACAGAACCACTGCAGGCCACAGCAGGCACATCACTGCTCAGCAGCTCCGCGAGGGGGTTCTGAAGTCGTGCTTCTCACTGGCCAGTTCAGACCTGATGCCAAGGCAGACCACACAGATCACGGGGACAGGCAGAGACCGACACGTTCTCAGGGACCAAGAAGCATGGTCTGAGGGCCCAGGCTCCTCCAGTAGCTCAGCTTTACTGGAGAAGGGTGGGAGACCACTGAGAAGCTAGAACCAAGAACAGGCCAGAGCCCCAGATGCATAGCCAAGCGGAGGAGCAGCAGTCCTGCAGACATCgctccctgcagccctgcctcaGAGGGAGACAAGTACTTGTGTgtgtgggcgggggggggggggcggctggggattgaacccagggccttgtgcatgctaggcaagctaccaagtgagctatatcccagcccaacAAGAACTTTTTAAGTCACTAACAAAATGTACCCATTATTTGACTAGGCCCTTGGTAAGAGATTGAGAGCACCAATTTGTGAGAATAAATTCCATTCATTAGAGCAAAATCAGAATCTGGAGCCTTGAGGACTGGCTTTGGTCTTTGTCAGGAACTTCAAGCTCACAGCCTCTGCTCAGCCCTGGCTGCTCTGTGCACAGTGCTCCCCTTTCTGCATGCTGTGGGTCAGGTCCTGGCTCCTTGGCTTCTGGGCGACCGCAGTCGCTGCCACTGAAAGCAGTGCTGTGAGGTGGCTTGAGCTCCCCGCATGGCTCGGCTCCTGGGGAGGTGGCAGCAGCAGTGGCCACCACTCTTGTCATTGCCGTCTGGTGCCCATGGTCTGAGAGCCTCTCTTCTCAGCCCTGGGTTGCATGGCTGAGTGCTTCTTTGTGCACCTGACCTTCTGGAACCTCTAGCAGGTGGGGAGCAGCTAAGGATGGGGTTTGGCTGCAGCAGGCTCTGGTTTCTGGGAGTCTGGCCCTCTCTGGCAATGAGCTACTTCTGCTGGTGGCTATCAGAGAATCTTGCCCACCACCATCTCTGCACCCtgctctccttccttcttttgtTTTGCCTGACTTTCCTACCCATGATGCCCAGGGCTTATTTCCTTTTACTCCTTCAGTCTTCTGTCTTTTGCAGCCCCCTGAGTGAGAAGAGCCAAGATTAGCTCTGAGGCTGTGGACAGACATCCTGGGCTGCTGTGAACTAGCTGCCCCTCAGTGCCCGGTGTGACTGGAGCTGGGTCTGAGGAACAGGCGGCTTTGAAGAGAGGGGTGTGAGGAGGAGAGGTCCTGGCCAGGTTCTCACCAGCACGGACAGAGAGGCCCCTAGTCCATGCAGAGTAGGCCACCAGGAGGTGCAGACCCCAGGGAGCCAGTACAGAGAACAACATGTGTATCAGGGGTTCCGTGGGAGGGAGCCCTCCATCTGGGCCCAGAAGGGTCTCTCTTGCAGAAACTTGTGTCAAAACTAAGAGGCTTAACATAAATGTGAAGTGTCGTGGGTGTTTTCTTCGACATAGGGAGATGGCCCTCTTCAGGACTCCAGCCACCAGCTGGCTGCCCCTTCATCTTCTTCCAACTTTCAGAACCTTTAGACTAAGCCCTTGGCACCCTCTCTGCCCAGTGAGGTCAGTCCGCTGTCTTACTTTGCCATGGTCTTCCATCAGGGCAGCAGCAGTGCCCCGTCTGGCCACGCGCCATGAACGGGCAGAACTGAGTCCTGAGGACACCTTCCATCAGGCTGAGCTGCTTGTGGTGCCAAGGTGCAAGGAGAGGGACCATGGTGTGGGGTGGAGCCGTCCTGGGACCCGCGAAGCAGCCAGTTCTCTGCCTTGCAGTTGGAATTGGAAGTGTGACAAAAGGTGGATCATCTGCAGGGACCCATCTGGGTGTCATGGAGGACACACAGTCCTGCCCTGGAAGCGCCTGTCCCAGGCCCTGCTGGCCCTGGCCCTGCTAAGGCCCTCGACTGGCCACAGCACCCCCATCGCCCATCACTGGGTTTGGTTGCCAGGTGCCCCTGTTTCAGGGAGGCGACTGCACCAGTGCTGACCTCGGGTGTGTGCCTGAGGCCTCAGCCTCATGGTGAAGTGGCCCCTCAGTCTTGCCCATGTGTCTGTGCTCGAGGACCCTCGTAGCAGTTCTGCCAGGGCTTGGGAACTAGCAGGGAGTGTACAGGTAGctgggagggctggggctggggctcagggtagagcgcttgcctagcataagaTGGAAACAGCTGGTCTGCTGTAGGGGCGGGGCCTGCAGCCTGCGCTTCAGGCTGTGCTGGTGAGCTTTGCCAACTGCTGTGTGCCAGGCTTCTCACTGTCCTATCTCTGGGCTGTTTCAGAAGAGGCAGACCACTACAGCTTTGGGGCTGGCACCCTGTCCAGGAAGAAGAAGGTGCTGGTGACCCTGAGGGAGGAGGGTCTCCGCCGTCGTGCCCACCTCGACATCAGCCTGCCCCATGACTTTCGGCCCGTGTCCTCCATCATCGACGTGGACATCCTCCCCGAGACGCACCGCCGCGTGAGGCTGTACAGACATGGCTGCGAAAAGCCTCTGGGCTTCTACATCCGAGACGGCACCAGCGTCCGGGTCACCCCGCATGGGCTGGAGAAGGTTCCAGGCATCTTCATTTCCCGCATGGTCCCTGGGGGCCTTGCAGAGAGCACTGGACTGCTGGCAGTGAATGACGAAGTCCTGGAGGTAAACGGGATTGAGGTGGCGGGGAAGACGCTGGACCAGGTCACAGACATGATGATTGCCAACAGCCACAACCTCATCGTCACTGTCAAGCCCGCCAATCAGAGGAACAATGTCGTCCGCAGCAGCCGCACGTCCGGCAGCTCTGGCCAGTCAACAGACAGCACTGCCAGCCACCACAGCCTGCCAGTGGCCCACGTGCTGCAGAACTTCCACCCCGATGAGATGGAGAGCGACGAGGAAGCTGACATCGTCATTGAGGGCACCTTAGAGCCTCAGAGTGTCTCCAAGATGCAGGGCACACCTTCAGGCAGCCTGTCCCGGGCCAATGGCAGCAGCCTGGCACACAGGCTGCAGCGGGACCTGGCGCTGCACAGCCCGGGGCGGGAGAGCCACGGCAGCATCCACAGACTTCTCTGCTCCCTGAAGGCGGACCCCCGCCACAGCCTGGTCCTGCCGCAAGGCGGGGTGGAGGAGCATGGGCCGGCCGTCACACTCTAGGCCCAGAGGCTGGGTGAGGCAAGTGCTGCCTGTCCCATGCAGGGGCTGAGGGAGCCGGTGGCCCTGGGAGGCACTGTGATTTCAGACGTGAAATTCCTAGCAGGAATATGCTACAAATGTATGCCAACTTGGAATGAGGACAGCTTGTGTCCCTTCCTCCTTGGTCACAGGCGTAGCCCTCTTCTCTAACTCGGCACTATTTCATAGAATTTTGCCCCACAACTTAACAGACACATGCACACCCCAGGCCAGGCCCCCATGCAGGTTCCAGCCCTCGGAAAGATCTGAGTGCAGAAataattagtttttaaatttcaaaagtacTTCACTTTTTTAAATCAAGCTTTTGGAGTTCATGTTTTTAGCTCAGTTCACGTGAAGAAGCCCTTCATGCTGCGCGGTTCTGCTGACCTGCACAAGACTCCCCAAGAGGACAGAGGGGCCCGGCCTGTGCCAGGTCCAGCAGCAGCATTCACACCAGTCCAGACCCCACGGGCATGTGGCTCCCTACAGCAGTGGGCACCACCGTCTCAGGAAGCAGAGTGAAGGTGAGGCAGGCACTGCCAGAGGCGGCTGCAGCTGCGTGCTCCCAACTTGTCCTTCGGGAGGTTTCCAGTGTTTCCTGCACAGGTGGTGGACAACGATGGGCCTCAGGCACCGGGACAGAGTTATCTCTGCCCCCACAGCAGCCAGCTCTTCCTGTCAGTTGATGAGCACATACT
This sequence is a window from Callospermophilus lateralis isolate mCalLat2 chromosome 17, mCalLat2.hap1, whole genome shotgun sequence. Protein-coding genes within it:
- the Pard6g gene encoding partitioning defective 6 homolog gamma, whose protein sequence is MNRSFHKSQTLRFYDCSAVEVKSKFGAEFRRFSLNRHKPGKFEDFYQLVVHTHHLSNTEVTIGYADVHGDLLPINNDDNFCKAVSSANPLLRVFIQKREEADHYSFGAGTLSRKKKVLVTLREEGLRRRAHLDISLPHDFRPVSSIIDVDILPETHRRVRLYRHGCEKPLGFYIRDGTSVRVTPHGLEKVPGIFISRMVPGGLAESTGLLAVNDEVLEVNGIEVAGKTLDQVTDMMIANSHNLIVTVKPANQRNNVVRSSRTSGSSGQSTDSTASHHSLPVAHVLQNFHPDEMESDEEADIVIEGTLEPQSVSKMQGTPSGSLSRANGSSLAHRLQRDLALHSPGRESHGSIHRLLCSLKADPRHSLVLPQGGVEEHGPAVTL